From the Scomber japonicus isolate fScoJap1 chromosome 8, fScoJap1.pri, whole genome shotgun sequence genome, the window gtgtgtgtgtgtgtgtgtgtgtgactgaactGTCCTGTATCGCCTGTTAAAGGGAAGTAGTTGAAAGTGGTGGTGGCCAGGATGTGGTGGGTCACGAATgataaatacaattattatttaaaaataacactgtATATGTAGCTTTCTAATTTTGTAagtgtttttaaacatttgcGGCAGTTTACAGGACCTTTTTGTCCTACGTtgggaaaaaaaactacataacCCACAGTTAGACGGCTTCCTGTCAGCTGCACATGCGCAGTCGTTTGTTCCACTCTGGACAGCTGTAGGAGAAAATGGCAGCACACATGCTAGGACAGCAGGTAAGACATTCAatgatttttgtgattttaatcCTTTTAATTAGCTCTGACTTGATTTTTTATTACCGTATGAACATatataaagtgttttatttttgctggAGACCAGGAGGTAACGCTAAATGTCCAGAAAACGTAGACAAGGTATTGCACTTGAATGACTGCTAACACGTTAGCCTGCAAGCTAGCTGTCTTTAACGTCAACGGTGCAACGCGAAAGTTCAAGTTTCTCACTGTTGAAATAATGCTTTTTCTGCTTGTCCACAGGCCCGCCAGTTCAGCACGTCTGTGATCAGACCTGTGGCAAAGCTGGTTAGGGTAAGTACCGTTGCACGGAATATCACGGCTCCGCTGCAGTTCATTATTTAATTAGCTTTTAACTGCTTATCGGTGGTTTGATtgatctgtctttccttctagCCTCCCATCCAGGTTTATGGAGTGGAGGGCCGCTATGCCACTGCTCTTTTCTCTGCTGCCGCTAAGCAGAACAAACTGGACCAAGTGGAGCAGGAACTGGGAAAAGTGTCTGtaagtggaaaaataaaacatccaaaaacaaacattacattactGCAAGTACAGACTTGCGGCATAGTGGTATAGAGGCATGGCAATAATTTCTTATAGAGCACATTTCATGACAAGAAAGCTCAAtgtgcttcttttttatttatttttaaaaagacataaatgcATCAAGTTATGCTGTggtaaaagaaagaaggacattAAAAgattataaaaaacaaacaatatatatttgtgCATACACACAGTACCTACAGACATGCTAGAGCAAGGTCATATAGAGCATACCTTGTCATAGGTTGAAGGCAAGACAACTTTAGTTACAGAGCACATTTTGTACCAcagcaattcaaagtgctttacagaaaataaaaaagagcatTGTAGATGCACAGttacattattaaataaaaacatcaaggTGAAGTTAATAACTATTAAAACCAATTAAACATGTAAAATTGAATACTAAAATTGTTAGATGCATGTTAACACATGTATGGTAATGTAAACATataatacatttagttttttaatttggttttaaatgaaTCTACATGGGGGCCTGTCTTATATTTTCAGGAAGCTGATTCTAGTCATGGGCAGCATGGTAACTTAAAGCTGCTTCCCCATGCTTAGTGTTTATCTAAGGGTTTAAGAATTGGTAAGATGtgttggcttttttttgttcttgaccacacacacacacacacacacacacacaaacaaacacactcttgTGCAAACTGTGTTCATAGACCTGAGAACACAGGAAGGTTTATCGCTTAGCTTTCaattgggacacagcttttATAGACTGCAGCACATCAGGGCATTGCCTGATGAAGTAGTTATTTACCTCAACATTTTATCTCAAGACGATGTTGCTACACGTGTGTTGCATGGTATAGTGAGAGGTCatggtttaaaatgtttgcaaatCCAGGCAGTTTTAGCCAAATGTAGTGTTTCCTGTAATACACAAACTAAATTGCCTGATTTCTTATTCCATCTTTTTCCCCAGTCCTTCATCAAGGACCCCAAGATTTCCAGTATTGTAATGAATCCCCATGTGAAGCGCAGCATCAAGCAGAAGACCTTCCATGATGCTCTTGCAAAGGCTAAAGTCTCCCCCATCACCGTCAACCTCATCAGTGAGTCATCACTGACATAGGCTACCTTTTTTGCTTCAATACTTTGATCCTCTGGCTGAGCATTTGCCAGAGGTCATACATAAGTAGCCCGACGTAGGTTCTGTGAATGAACAAAATAAGTCTGAGCCTTCATTCTTAGGTAAACAGAGGTTACTGGATTTTAAAGTGACCCACTGATGTTTTTCATCAGTAGGCTACTTGCTTAGCATTGAAAGTGGttagtaaaaattaaaaagttcaCCAACTGATACCAGCCCACACCTAACTGACCGGGTCGTCTTATTTCACAGAAAATCAAACACCCAAATATACATGCTCAAGCAAGTTTTTCATAATATTGCCTTTTTAATATAAtgtctgaaaatgtatttttaacagaAATACAACAGACTTGGTGCCATCTCTAGTAGGTCTAGTTTTATGATCTGTGCCAAATTGAAATCTTATACAAACATGTTAAATGGAATACACACATCCCTTTTCTATTTCATGTCAAGTTTAattcacaaaacacatttatactttatcttttttaaaaagataactGGATCGGTAATTTAACTCACACCTTTTTTATATTGAAATAGGCTGCAGCTCGTGGTGTCCTTGGTTTCCTGTGACTTTTATGAAGGTCATGGAGGCTAAAAATGGTCAGACCTGAGCATTACTTGGCTGGTTAGCATTTTATTCATCCTGTAGACACTTCGAATCCCAGGATGGATGGTTTACAGTTTTCTGCACAAATATTAAAGaaatctgttttaaaaaggCTTTAATCCACAAATTATGtggattaaaatgatttgttgaGTCCCACAATGCATTTCTCCATCCAGCATTACCATGTAAACTGTGGTTCAATCAGCTTTGAAGTGCTACATTGGCCTTGTATCTGGTGTAAATATGTTTTGGAGCGTTTTTGTATCTAATGTAGACTCAAAGTGAACACTTAATTATACAGCCAGACACCAGggcctttttaaaatatctatttatttttaacagatGTAATATAATATGACTGCTGTGCATTGAATAATATTTTCTTGAGTCAAAGCCATCTTCACTGAGCAAAAGAAATAGTGGTGAATGTTGCTAAAATGTATCATGCTTTTTGTTCTGCAGATGTTTTGTCTGACAATGGTCGTCTGACTATTACTGGTGATGTCATCACTGCTTTTGGCAAGATGATGAGCGCACACCGTGGAGAGGTCATCTGCTCTGTCACCACTGCTCAGGTATGAAGTGGGTGGACATGTATAATGTGAATGATCTTGCACATCCTTTTTAAATCCCCTATTACTTATTTTGCTTCATAAATACTACTATACATTATTTTTACTATAGATGTCCTGTAAATTACCAAATGAATATTTATCCATTTCAGGCTTTGGATGAGGCTAGTCTTTCTGAACTGAAAGTTGCTCTGAAGGGCTTTCTTCAGAAGGGGGAAACCATCAAGCTGGAAACAAAGGTACACTTTTAATGCTTGATCACAGAATCATTACT encodes:
- the atp5po gene encoding ATP synthase subunit O, mitochondrial, which gives rise to MAAHMLGQQARQFSTSVIRPVAKLVRPPIQVYGVEGRYATALFSAAAKQNKLDQVEQELGKVSSFIKDPKISSIVMNPHVKRSIKQKTFHDALAKAKVSPITVNLINVLSDNGRLTITGDVITAFGKMMSAHRGEVICSVTTAQALDEASLSELKVALKGFLQKGETIKLETKSDPAILGGMIVSIGDKYVDMSTKTKIQKLTKLIRET